The genomic window tggcaggaataatccaaatagaacatacagagtaaatggtagggcattgaggaatgcagaggaacagagagatctaggaataactgtgcatagttccctgaaagtggagtctcatgtagatagggtggtgaagagggcttttggaacgctggcctttataaatcaaagcattgagtacagaagttgggatgtaatgctaaagttgtacaaggcattggtaaggccaaatttggaatattgtgtgcagttctggtcaccgaattataggaaagatatcaataaattagagagagtgcagagacgatttactaggatgttacctgggtttcagcaattaagttacagagaaaggttgaacaagttaggtctctattcattggagcatagaaggttgaggggggatttgatcgaggtatttaaaattttgagagggatagatagagttgacgtgaacaggctgtttccattgagagtaggggagattcaaactagaggacatgatttgagagttagggggcagaagtttaagggaaacacgagggggtatttctttactcaaagagtgatagctgtgtggaatgagcttcctgtggaagtagtagaggccagttcagttgtgtcatttaaggtaaaattggataggtatatggacaggaaaggagtggagggttatgggctgagtgcgggtaggtgggactaggtgagattaagggttcagcacggactaggagggccaagatggcctgtttctgtgctgtgattgttatatggttataagtgtaCGCACAGGTGCAAAATTAATAGCGTTAATAGCTACTGACAATGGCAACCGACTAATTACCAATTAACGTAAAACATTTTTAATAATCGCATAATTTTAACGCACTGTACAGCTCTAGAAGTAAACACAAGCTTCTTGCCTAAGTGGCTGTGACATCTGGGACACGTTGCTACTGTCCAAGAGTATCCTGGAAACCAGGAAAACTGTTCATCTGCCGGCCAATGCTTGTGGACAACGGCGCTCTTGAAAGTGAGCACCTGGAAACGATAACCCtgggggttctgaaagagttgcACTGGCACCCTGTGCTCTCCGATCAACGTGCCGTTCTTCAGAGCTAAAGCCAAGGGACTGGCCACGAATTTAAGGTCCCGACTGGCAGCCACCTCGTAACCGCACGACCTGCAGAGCAAGAGCTCGTCTTTGGAGTCCTCTGCCTTTCCTTCACTGACGTTGTGGCCGCTCACGGCAGAGGCCGACACCAGCAGTAGTGGCACCAGCGTCAGCCACATCCTACAGGCCGCTGCCCACCACGGCCCACCTAATGGGGGAAAAACACAGTTAATGCCGTCAAAAGAAAAACCTTctaaaataaatattttgaatCGCCTTCGCAGCAAATTATTTAGTTTCCCTATGACCTATGTTACAGCGAAGAGTTTTAATTCTCCTCCCTCTAACTGTAGTCTTTTTACAACTTACATTTAAGTGTCCTAAAGCGAAAACACATCGCATTTTAAGAGCCTCAGACGATTACCTCCTCCACCCTCTACTGGTTGGAGGATTCCAATCCATCAACTGCTTTTAGGATAAAATCCCGTGGCAAGGAAAGCATACAAATTACAATCATATTACTCTTTCCAAGGTTGTATATGCTGTTTTCTTTCAATAATCCAAGAGAAACGGGCATTCATATAGAGCTTTTTTTACAGCCACTAGCAGTTGTATTTTGCAGTTTGCAACCAATTAGCTGCTTTCATAATTTAGAAAACGGGGCACCCATTTTGCACACATCAAGGTTGCATAAACGGTATAATAATATCAAATATATATTTTATCATGATTTCTGCTGAGAGATAAAggacagaggggaaaaaaaactaccTTGGCCTTCTTCAGAAATGTTGCTCTTATATCTAAAACAGATGGGACAAGAGAGCAGAAGAAATAGCAGAAGAACTttatccctctcccactcccaggaCCCTTCTTTGGCATTGAAGATGTGGGTTGTCCTTCTATACCAGAGGCATTTTCCAGCACTATGCCCATATTCCTTCCTGTTCCTTTGATTTGtcgatctctgttttgaatgaacaTAATGACCCAACATCCAGAGTAGTTGCATTAAGACATTTCTCAATTTTTAGATGAACTACTCTTCAAATTAATATTTCGTCCCCTGGTCCCAGACTGTTTACTCAGGGAAAAAACTCCCCTCTGCATCTAGTCTGGCAAGACGTTTTGTGAGAGGTTTGTAAGTCAAGAAACTCACAAGTATGGTGAACGTCAAGCAGTTAATAGGCTGTGGTCACTCTGTGGCTCCTGTTGACTGGGATTCGACAGATTGTGTGTGAGGTATTACATAAGAAGAGGTTAATACATTGATTGTGttgacattgatttttttttatgttgAGATTTTGGATATAATAGAGCAGCTTTGTCCAGCAGTCATCAGTACCAGTCATGGCAAAGCTATTATAAACATATTTATGCCTCTTGCTTGGATTATGTTAGAATCTAACAGTGTCAGTACTTGAACTGGGCAGCTCACACCATGAACTTCCTAATGAA from Hypanus sabinus isolate sHypSab1 chromosome 18, sHypSab1.hap1, whole genome shotgun sequence includes these protein-coding regions:
- the si:ch211-51h9.7 gene encoding uncharacterized protein si:ch211-51h9.7 isoform X1 — protein: MCFRFRTLKCGPWWAAACRMWLTLVPLLLVSASAVSGHNVSEGKAEDSKDELLLCRSCGYEVAASRDLKFVASPLALALKNGTLIGEHRVPVQLFQNPQGYRFQVLTFKSAVVHKHWPADEQFSWFPGYSWTVATCPRCHSHLGWSFQPDNWPPYVTDEEFEESEETFIALIVDRLLQENFAATLLMVPKSYQR
- the si:ch211-51h9.7 gene encoding protein cereblon isoform X2, with the translated sequence MWLTLVPLLLVSASAVSGHNVSEGKAEDSKDELLLCRSCGYEVAASRDLKFVASPLALALKNGTLIGEHRVPVQLFQNPQGYRFQVLTFKSAVVHKHWPADEQFSWFPGYSWTVATCPRCHSHLGWSFQPDNWPPYVTDEEFEESEETFIALIVDRLLQENFAATLLMVPKSYQR